A single genomic interval of Flavobacterium sp. N2820 harbors:
- the rnpA gene encoding ribonuclease P protein component: MQFTYPKKEKLKSKTTIDLLFSEGNSVSKFPLRLVYVENKEPNAELMKMGVSVSKKYFKKAVDRNYFKRVLRETYRLNKHLLIDNLEKPYAFMFFYQTKERLSYQEIEEKTIQLFQKFNEIKK; this comes from the coding sequence ATGCAATTCACATATCCCAAAAAAGAAAAATTAAAAAGCAAAACCACTATCGATTTGCTTTTTTCAGAAGGAAATTCGGTTTCGAAATTCCCGCTGCGTTTGGTATATGTTGAGAACAAAGAACCCAATGCCGAACTAATGAAAATGGGAGTTTCGGTATCAAAAAAATATTTCAAAAAAGCAGTAGACCGAAATTATTTCAAACGTGTTTTACGCGAAACGTATCGTTTAAACAAGCATCTTTTGATTGATAATTTAGAAAAACCGTATGCTTTTATGTTTTTCTATCAAACCAAAGAACGACTTTCGTATCAAGAAATTGAGGAAAAAACTATCCAACTTTTTCAAAAATTCAACGAAATTAAAAAGTAA